A single window of Streptomyces xanthii DNA harbors:
- a CDS encoding AAA family ATPase, translating to MPQWSVYTGASAPHDGIDRLPAPPPWRAFDGGPVLPPPAEDADTAAVSPDRLHRAHTYRPTPESVDLVNAALYLRRPLLVTGPPGTGKSSLAYAVARELRLGPVLRWNVTSRSTLADGLYRYDPLSRLYAARGERRPPAEGVADVADHLRLGPLGTALLPHERPRALLVDEIDKGDLDLPNDLLNVLEEGQYEIPELLRAGTEARVRADGTDETVPVAAGRVRCRAFPFVVLTSNGEREFPPAFLRRCVRLRLRRPGRDQLAAIVDAHLGETDGYAEELIGRFLRRADAGELATDQLLNALYLTGAAGLDAASREELAQQLLPGLGARPDDGG from the coding sequence ATGCCGCAGTGGTCCGTGTACACGGGAGCGTCCGCGCCGCACGACGGCATCGACCGGCTGCCCGCCCCGCCGCCCTGGCGCGCGTTCGACGGCGGCCCGGTCCTGCCGCCGCCTGCCGAGGACGCGGACACGGCGGCGGTCTCGCCCGACCGGCTGCACCGCGCCCACACCTACCGGCCGACGCCGGAGAGCGTCGACCTGGTGAACGCGGCGCTGTACCTGCGCCGTCCGCTCCTGGTCACCGGGCCGCCCGGCACCGGCAAGTCCTCCCTCGCCTACGCCGTCGCCCGCGAGCTGCGGCTCGGCCCGGTCCTGCGCTGGAACGTGACGAGCCGCTCGACGCTCGCGGACGGCCTGTACCGCTACGACCCGCTCTCCCGCCTGTACGCGGCCCGCGGAGAGCGGCGTCCGCCCGCGGAAGGCGTGGCGGACGTCGCCGACCACCTGCGGCTCGGCCCCCTCGGCACCGCGCTCCTGCCGCACGAGCGGCCGCGGGCGCTGCTCGTCGACGAGATCGACAAGGGCGACCTCGACCTGCCGAACGACCTGCTGAACGTGCTGGAGGAGGGCCAGTACGAGATTCCCGAACTGCTGCGCGCGGGCACCGAGGCGCGGGTGCGGGCCGACGGTACGGACGAGACGGTGCCGGTCGCGGCCGGCCGGGTGCGCTGCCGCGCGTTCCCGTTCGTGGTGCTGACCAGCAACGGGGAGCGGGAGTTCCCGCCCGCGTTCCTGCGCCGCTGCGTCCGGCTGCGGCTGCGCCGCCCGGGCCGGGACCAGCTGGCCGCGATCGTCGACGCGCACCTGGGCGAGACCGACGGGTACGCCGAGGAGCTGATCGGCCGGTTCCTGCGGCGCGCCGACGCGGGCGAGCTGGCCACGGACCAGTTGCTCAACGCGCTGTACCTCACGGGCGCGGCGGGCCTGGACGCGGCGTCCCGCGAGGAGCTCGCCCAGCAGCTCCTGCCGGGGCTCGGCGCGCGTCCCGACGACGGCGGCTGA
- a CDS encoding VMAP-C domain-containing protein, whose product MNDCQWQARIERAGRILGSGFLIAGRTVLTCAHVVAGADGPLTVTFPNRRSERPVEARVLVGAGWHGDATAPGDLAVLELAREVDVAPARFGTESEAYAGADGRAPTLHAYGFPKSFDEGTQAAYRTVSPTRVRDEWVELVADLAHGQPLRSGFSGAALTVAGTNRVVGIVTSVTGGAGTMTGRMMPLSVMVRYWEDLVLYLPGPARLNALVEKALRTGLDCRPERLYRQAAGPWAPPVPSHELRSLPMAAWHALNAPEPEVAERFADRLEELLGESARERPGRAPAAWTPVVFTVEHSGAGEDEVRVTVSAYHEGHPHLVEEPRTLPSSEVPGYVESVIDTAIDHLPDDTDELVAFELPRPFLNWPVDRWPAGDGDPTPLGCAYPVVVTAHSRREGGRRRRLAKSWRARGDRPASGVHRVDCSDGPPPSQSDLARADVVGFAAPPGPGPRPHFDTALAKPVPVLLWPRTGCAGGHEDGTPCPGTAFLDALGTYVSGLPLDELPQHIMALRERASAQEQHWAHDIQLLWDSPRCFPAPDREALHRHCPVA is encoded by the coding sequence ATGAACGACTGCCAGTGGCAGGCCCGCATCGAGCGGGCCGGGCGCATTCTCGGGTCCGGCTTCCTGATCGCCGGACGGACCGTGCTGACCTGCGCGCACGTCGTCGCCGGCGCGGACGGGCCACTGACGGTGACGTTCCCCAACCGCCGGTCCGAACGCCCGGTGGAGGCCCGGGTCCTGGTGGGCGCGGGCTGGCACGGCGACGCGACCGCGCCGGGTGACCTGGCGGTGCTGGAGCTGGCCCGGGAGGTCGACGTGGCACCGGCCCGGTTCGGCACGGAGAGCGAGGCGTACGCGGGCGCCGACGGCCGGGCGCCGACCCTGCACGCGTACGGCTTCCCGAAGAGCTTCGACGAGGGCACGCAGGCCGCGTACCGGACCGTGAGCCCGACCCGGGTCCGCGACGAGTGGGTCGAGCTGGTCGCGGACCTCGCGCACGGGCAGCCGCTGCGCTCCGGGTTCAGCGGCGCGGCCCTCACCGTCGCGGGCACGAACCGGGTCGTCGGCATCGTCACGAGCGTGACGGGCGGCGCGGGCACGATGACGGGCCGGATGATGCCCCTGTCGGTCATGGTCCGGTACTGGGAGGACCTCGTCCTGTACCTGCCGGGCCCGGCCCGGCTGAACGCGCTGGTGGAGAAGGCGCTGCGGACTGGGCTCGACTGCCGTCCGGAGCGGCTGTACCGGCAGGCGGCGGGCCCCTGGGCGCCGCCCGTCCCCTCGCACGAGCTGCGCTCCCTGCCGATGGCGGCGTGGCACGCGCTGAACGCGCCGGAGCCGGAGGTCGCCGAGCGGTTCGCGGACCGGCTCGAGGAGCTGCTCGGCGAGAGCGCGCGGGAGCGGCCGGGCCGGGCCCCGGCGGCCTGGACGCCGGTGGTGTTCACCGTGGAGCACAGCGGGGCCGGCGAGGACGAGGTGCGGGTGACCGTGTCGGCGTACCACGAGGGCCATCCGCATCTGGTCGAGGAGCCGCGCACGCTGCCGAGCTCGGAGGTGCCCGGCTACGTCGAGTCGGTCATCGACACCGCGATCGACCATCTCCCGGACGACACCGACGAGTTGGTGGCCTTCGAGCTGCCCCGGCCGTTCCTCAACTGGCCGGTGGACCGCTGGCCCGCGGGCGACGGCGACCCGACGCCGCTGGGCTGCGCCTACCCGGTGGTGGTCACCGCGCACAGCCGGCGCGAGGGTGGCCGGCGGCGCCGGCTCGCGAAGAGCTGGCGGGCGCGCGGGGACCGGCCGGCGTCCGGGGTGCACCGCGTCGACTGCTCCGACGGTCCGCCGCCCAGCCAGTCGGACCTGGCCCGGGCCGACGTGGTGGGCTTCGCCGCGCCGCCGGGTCCCGGTCCGCGGCCGCACTTCGACACGGCGCTCGCCAAGCCGGTCCCGGTGCTGCTGTGGCCGCGCACCGGCTGCGCGGGCGGCCACGAGGACGGCACGCCGTGCCCGGGCACGGCGTTCCTCGACGCCCTCGGCACGTACGTGTCCGGTCTGCCGCTCGACGAACTCCCGCAGCACATCATGGCGTTGCGGGAGCGGGCGAGCGCGCAGGAGCAGCACTGGGCGCACGACATCCAGCTGCTGTGGGACTCCCCGCGCTGCTTCCCGGCCCCGGACCGGGAGGCACTGCACCGCCACTGCCCGGTCGCCTGA
- a CDS encoding CU044_2847 family protein, whose protein sequence is MDGLVEFEVTEGAPVLFEAVGEDAEPDGARHVNRDNDAVRASRTFEQSLGAVRSAAESALRVLRDGALKPDAVEIEFGVKMSAEVGAVITKGAAEGHLVVKLSWSSGPGPAEEDTAGR, encoded by the coding sequence GTGGACGGGTTGGTGGAGTTCGAGGTCACCGAGGGTGCGCCGGTGCTGTTCGAGGCGGTCGGCGAGGACGCGGAGCCGGACGGCGCCCGGCATGTGAACCGGGACAACGACGCGGTGCGGGCCTCCCGCACCTTCGAGCAGTCCCTCGGCGCGGTCCGCTCGGCGGCCGAGTCGGCGCTGCGCGTGCTGCGGGACGGCGCGCTGAAGCCGGACGCGGTGGAGATCGAGTTCGGCGTGAAGATGTCGGCGGAGGTCGGGGCCGTCATCACGAAGGGCGCCGCCGAGGGGCATCTGGTGGTCAAGCTCAGCTGGTCCTCCGGCCCCGGCCCGGCGGAGGAGGACACGGCCGGCCGATGA
- a CDS encoding S8 family serine peptidase codes for MTRGPVARRTAALLSAGLTLALLPLAGAHAAPDGTGPTGPDTPARQTTKAARAAHTVTLVTGDKVTVTDLGGGRKTVDVKRPQGADGTVRTQVSDGRITVVPEEAQPYLAAKTLDPRLFDVSALIEQGLADNKADATPLIVTYKGKSARSAALTPKGSERTRKLSSVGGAALAAAKGRTFWNAATEKDAFADGIAKVWLDGRVKADMEQSNAQIGTPKAWEAGLTGKGVKVAVLDTGYDTTHPDLASRVSESKSFIAGQEVADRQGHGTHVTSTVGGSGAASDGKEKGVAPDATLAVGKVLSDDGFGTESEIIAGMEWAAKDIKAKVVSMSLGSSEGSDGTDPMAAAVDSLSAETGALFVIAAGNAYGPGTIGSPGAADSALTVGAVDSQDERAEFSSQGPRYGDQGLKPDVSAPGVGILAARSSLVAGSGSYTTMSGTSMATPHVAGVAALLAQAHPDWTGAQLKDALMSTSKQLDDSAYAIGAGRVSVPDAVAAKITATGSADLGFFKWPYESNEPVTKKVTYSNSSDQSVELSLAAEGASDGVVALADDKLTVPAHGTASTTVTGDGSKAAVGNVSGRIVASAAGTPVAHTAFGLVKEEERYTLTVHVKDRDGEPTPANIVFQELAEGTDPGIVAVGDSGTVQLRLKPGTYTADTFLDVRGASGPDSLGLAYLSNPEITLDQDREITLDGRTLRETGLRLPKDTDPRQRLMEYDRKANGADVLGIVQVPIKYDSLFAAPTKKVTGGSFEYRTVWRHGQPRVAVDGIGETFEQPGSTLLQGRTRLGLVDAGNGAPGAYADKDVRGKAVLVHADGTLTPAQIAQAAQDAGAKALFIGDDAPGRLNTVFYDENYEDRPLQIASVNKEDFARLQTRARDGRPLDMTGTKDASYMYDVSNGYTGAVPDRGLLYAPDGKDLATVDTTYYGGDRKADGGEFRFSITDTFKVGVGFLERHTFPDRRTDYVSMEPGQKWHESVIVPGLEERSGLVTYKAGRHTELNWFKPVWHPWLGTGLGWGQERVADQIQFNVPGWGDSGPDHTGFGDAYDPESGMKQYTEVFADGVSQGRRTSSAGYVWNAAPEEKTYKVVTDTALDPEKWSLGTTGHTEWTVRSARPADDEWHFLPMINLGFDVDTDLTGKVRAGASLPVGLYAEYIKGATGTGTLGGGRLEVSYDDGKTWKSVALDGTGASWTGELRIPEDAASVSLRASAHDDKGATVTQEIVRAIGVK; via the coding sequence ATGACCAGAGGACCAGTAGCGAGACGTACCGCGGCGCTGTTGTCGGCAGGGCTCACCCTCGCCCTGCTGCCGTTGGCGGGAGCGCACGCCGCACCGGACGGCACCGGCCCGACCGGCCCGGACACCCCGGCGCGGCAGACCACCAAGGCCGCCCGCGCCGCCCACACGGTGACGCTGGTCACCGGCGACAAGGTCACCGTCACCGACCTCGGCGGCGGCAGGAAGACCGTCGACGTGAAACGGCCCCAGGGAGCCGACGGCACCGTGCGCACCCAGGTGAGCGACGGACGGATCACCGTCGTACCCGAGGAGGCGCAGCCCTACCTGGCCGCCAAGACCCTCGACCCCCGGCTCTTCGACGTCAGCGCCCTGATCGAGCAGGGCCTCGCCGACAACAAGGCCGACGCGACCCCGCTCATCGTCACCTACAAGGGCAAGAGCGCGCGCTCCGCCGCACTCACCCCCAAGGGCTCCGAGCGCACCCGGAAGCTGTCCAGTGTCGGTGGCGCCGCACTCGCCGCCGCCAAGGGCCGCACCTTCTGGAACGCGGCCACGGAGAAGGACGCGTTCGCCGACGGCATCGCCAAGGTGTGGCTCGACGGCCGGGTGAAGGCCGACATGGAGCAGTCCAACGCGCAGATCGGGACGCCGAAGGCGTGGGAGGCCGGGCTCACCGGCAAGGGCGTCAAGGTCGCCGTCCTCGACACCGGCTACGACACGACGCACCCGGACCTCGCCTCGCGCGTGAGCGAGTCGAAGTCGTTCATCGCCGGTCAGGAGGTCGCCGACCGTCAGGGCCACGGCACGCACGTCACCTCGACCGTCGGCGGCTCCGGCGCCGCCTCCGACGGCAAGGAGAAGGGCGTCGCCCCGGACGCCACGCTCGCCGTCGGCAAGGTGCTCAGCGACGACGGCTTCGGCACCGAGTCCGAGATCATCGCCGGCATGGAGTGGGCCGCCAAGGACATCAAGGCGAAGGTCGTCTCCATGAGCCTCGGCTCCTCGGAGGGCAGCGACGGCACCGACCCGATGGCCGCCGCCGTCGATTCCCTGTCCGCCGAGACCGGCGCCCTGTTCGTGATCGCGGCCGGCAACGCCTACGGGCCCGGCACGATCGGCTCGCCCGGCGCCGCCGACTCCGCCCTCACCGTCGGCGCCGTCGACAGCCAGGACGAGCGGGCCGAGTTCTCCAGCCAGGGCCCGCGCTACGGCGACCAGGGGCTGAAGCCCGATGTGTCGGCCCCGGGTGTGGGCATCCTCGCCGCCCGCTCCTCCCTCGTCGCCGGCTCCGGCTCGTACACGACCATGAGCGGTACGTCGATGGCGACGCCGCACGTCGCGGGTGTCGCCGCGCTGCTCGCCCAGGCCCACCCGGACTGGACGGGCGCGCAGCTCAAGGACGCCCTGATGTCGACCTCGAAGCAGCTCGACGACTCGGCGTACGCCATCGGCGCGGGCCGTGTCTCGGTTCCCGACGCCGTCGCCGCGAAGATCACCGCGACCGGCAGCGCCGACCTGGGCTTCTTCAAGTGGCCCTACGAGAGCAATGAGCCGGTCACCAAGAAGGTCACCTACTCCAACTCCTCCGATCAGTCGGTGGAGTTGAGCCTCGCGGCGGAGGGCGCCTCCGACGGGGTCGTGGCGCTCGCCGACGACAAGCTGACCGTGCCCGCGCACGGCACCGCCTCCACCACCGTCACCGGCGACGGCAGCAAGGCCGCCGTCGGCAACGTGAGCGGGCGGATCGTGGCGAGCGCCGCCGGGACCCCCGTCGCGCACACGGCGTTCGGCCTGGTCAAGGAGGAGGAGCGGTACACGCTCACCGTCCACGTGAAGGACCGGGACGGCGAGCCGACCCCCGCGAACATCGTCTTCCAGGAGCTCGCCGAGGGCACCGACCCGGGCATCGTCGCCGTCGGTGACTCCGGCACCGTCCAACTGCGCCTGAAGCCGGGCACGTACACCGCGGACACCTTCCTCGACGTGCGCGGCGCGAGCGGTCCCGACTCGCTCGGCCTCGCCTACCTCTCGAACCCCGAGATCACCCTCGACCAGGACCGCGAGATCACCCTCGACGGACGCACCCTGCGCGAGACCGGGCTCCGGCTGCCCAAGGACACCGACCCGCGCCAGCGCCTCATGGAGTACGACCGCAAGGCGAACGGCGCCGACGTCCTCGGCATCGTCCAGGTCCCGATCAAGTACGACTCGCTGTTCGCCGCGCCGACGAAGAAGGTCACCGGCGGCAGCTTCGAGTACCGCACCGTCTGGCGGCACGGACAGCCTCGCGTCGCCGTGGACGGCATCGGCGAGACCTTCGAGCAGCCCGGCTCCACGCTGCTCCAGGGCCGCACCAGGCTCGGCCTCGTCGACGCGGGCAACGGCGCGCCCGGCGCGTACGCGGACAAGGACGTGCGGGGCAAGGCCGTCCTCGTGCACGCCGACGGCACCCTCACCCCGGCGCAGATCGCGCAGGCCGCCCAGGACGCGGGCGCCAAGGCCTTGTTCATCGGCGACGACGCGCCCGGCCGTCTCAACACCGTCTTCTACGACGAGAACTACGAGGACCGCCCGCTGCAGATCGCGAGCGTGAACAAGGAGGACTTCGCCCGGCTCCAGACCCGCGCCCGCGACGGCCGCCCGCTCGACATGACCGGCACCAAGGACGCCTCGTACATGTATGACGTGTCGAACGGCTACACGGGCGCCGTGCCCGACCGCGGCCTCCTCTACGCCCCGGACGGCAAGGACCTCGCCACCGTCGACACCACGTACTACGGCGGCGACCGGAAGGCCGACGGCGGTGAGTTCCGTTTCTCGATCACCGACACCTTCAAGGTCGGCGTCGGATTCCTGGAGCGCCACACCTTCCCTGACCGGCGCACCGACTACGTGTCCATGGAGCCGGGCCAGAAGTGGCACGAGTCCGTCATCGTGCCGGGCCTGGAGGAGCGCTCCGGACTGGTCACCTACAAGGCCGGCCGGCACACGGAGCTCAACTGGTTCAAGCCGGTCTGGCACCCGTGGCTCGGCACCGGGCTCGGCTGGGGCCAGGAGCGCGTCGCCGACCAGATCCAGTTCAACGTGCCGGGCTGGGGCGACTCGGGTCCCGACCACACCGGGTTCGGTGACGCGTACGACCCCGAGAGCGGGATGAAGCAGTACACCGAGGTGTTCGCCGACGGCGTCAGCCAGGGCCGCAGGACCAGCTCCGCAGGGTACGTGTGGAACGCGGCCCCGGAAGAGAAGACGTACAAGGTCGTCACCGACACGGCGCTCGACCCCGAGAAGTGGAGCCTCGGCACCACCGGGCACACCGAGTGGACGGTCCGCTCGGCGCGGCCGGCCGACGACGAGTGGCACTTCCTTCCGATGATCAACCTCGGCTTCGACGTCGACACCGACCTCACCGGAAAGGTCCGCGCGGGCGCCTCGCTGCCCGTCGGCCTGTACGCCGAGTACATCAAGGGCGCGACCGGCACCGGCACCCTGGGCGGCGGCAGGCTGGAGGTCTCCTACGACGACGGCAAGACCTGGAAGTCCGTCGCCCTCGACGGCACCGGGGCGTCCTGGACCGGCGAGCTGCGGATCCCCGAGGACGCGGCGTCCGTCTCGCTGCGGGCCTCCGCCCACGACGACAAGGGCGCGACCGTCACGCAGGAGATCGTCCGGGCGATCGGCGTGAAGTAA
- a CDS encoding LLM class flavin-dependent oxidoreductase: MPENRPLLHWFLPTGGDGRDPGGVTSVQGRTGAATRRRADIGYLAQVARAAEQAGFTSLLTPVGLGCVDPWILTSALSQHTERIGFLVAFRAGFSSPTLLAQQADAFRRFTGGRLRLNVVTGGDSVEQRSYGDQLAHDQRYGRTDEVMAVLRDLLDGKRIDFQGRHVQVEGAQLTDPAVEFKVPLYFGGASGAAEDVAARRADVQLLWGEPPAAVAERVERLRSRNPSLRFGLRLHVISRDTAAEAWAEADRILAAMDPEAIRASQERFARMDSTGQARMTALHGGSADGLTVAPNLWAGIGLVREGAGTALVGSHDEVARRLHEYTELGISEFILSGYPHLEEAFRVGEEVAPRLRRLVGAQA; encoded by the coding sequence ATGCCCGAAAACCGCCCGCTGCTGCACTGGTTCCTGCCCACCGGAGGCGACGGACGCGATCCCGGCGGCGTCACGTCCGTGCAGGGCAGGACCGGCGCCGCGACCCGGCGGCGGGCCGACATCGGCTACCTCGCGCAGGTGGCGCGCGCCGCCGAGCAGGCCGGTTTCACCTCCCTGCTCACCCCGGTCGGGCTCGGCTGTGTGGACCCGTGGATCCTCACCTCGGCCCTCTCCCAGCACACCGAACGCATCGGCTTCCTCGTCGCCTTCCGGGCCGGCTTCAGCAGCCCCACCCTGCTCGCCCAACAGGCCGACGCCTTCCGCAGATTCACCGGAGGGCGCCTGCGCCTGAACGTCGTCACCGGCGGCGACTCCGTCGAACAGCGCTCCTACGGGGACCAGTTGGCGCACGACCAGCGGTACGGCCGCACCGACGAGGTCATGGCCGTGCTCCGCGACCTCCTCGACGGCAAGCGCATCGACTTCCAGGGCCGGCACGTCCAGGTCGAGGGCGCCCAACTGACCGACCCCGCCGTCGAGTTCAAGGTCCCGCTGTACTTCGGCGGGGCGTCCGGCGCCGCCGAGGACGTCGCCGCGCGCCGCGCCGACGTCCAGCTCCTGTGGGGCGAACCGCCCGCCGCCGTCGCCGAGCGCGTCGAGCGGCTCCGCAGCCGCAACCCGTCGCTGCGCTTCGGCCTGCGCCTGCACGTCATCAGCCGCGACACCGCCGCCGAGGCCTGGGCCGAGGCCGACCGGATCCTCGCCGCGATGGACCCCGAGGCGATCCGCGCCAGCCAGGAACGCTTCGCCCGCATGGACTCCACCGGCCAGGCCCGGATGACGGCCCTGCACGGCGGCAGCGCCGACGGCCTCACCGTCGCGCCCAACCTCTGGGCGGGCATCGGCCTGGTCCGCGAGGGCGCCGGCACCGCCCTCGTCGGCAGCCACGACGAGGTGGCCCGACGCCTCCACGAGTACACCGAACTGGGCATCTCCGAGTTCATCCTCTCCGGCTACCCGCACCTGGAGGAGGCGTTCCGCGTCGGCGAGGAGGTCGCCCCGAGGCTGCGGCGCCTGGTGGGTGCCCAGGCATGA
- a CDS encoding ABC transporter permease — MSTAQLKTRAPDTGPGTRPAAARVPRPARPGREAAQWLALRLIALAVLLAAWQAAVAAELWPRVLVPSPGDVGHAFAVGMTDGYSGHLLTEHLAVSLRRIGIGTGYAALVGVPLGLVIGAVRPVAVVLEPAVTFLRTLPPLAYLSLLVIWFGIDESPKIWLLVVAALPPIAAATAAAVRDVPGDLVEAARALGSGPATLLLAVRLPAALPEILTGVRIAVGVAYTSVVAAETVNGVPGIGGMIRDAQRYNQTAVVIAGILAIGVSGIVLDALLKAVERAAVPWRGRA; from the coding sequence ATGAGCACCGCACAGCTGAAGACCCGGGCCCCGGACACCGGGCCAGGGACGCGCCCGGCCGCCGCGCGTGTCCCGCGCCCGGCACGACCCGGCCGGGAGGCCGCACAGTGGCTGGCCCTGCGGCTGATCGCCCTCGCCGTCCTGCTCGCCGCCTGGCAGGCGGCCGTCGCCGCCGAACTGTGGCCCCGCGTCCTCGTCCCGTCCCCCGGCGACGTCGGGCACGCCTTCGCCGTCGGGATGACCGACGGCTACAGCGGCCACCTCCTCACCGAGCACCTGGCCGTCAGCCTGCGCCGGATCGGCATCGGCACCGGTTACGCGGCCCTGGTCGGCGTCCCGCTCGGCCTGGTCATCGGCGCGGTGCGGCCCGTCGCCGTCGTCCTCGAACCGGCGGTCACCTTCCTGCGGACGCTGCCGCCGCTCGCGTACCTGTCCCTGCTCGTCATCTGGTTCGGCATCGACGAGTCGCCGAAGATCTGGCTCCTGGTCGTCGCCGCGCTGCCGCCGATCGCCGCCGCGACCGCAGCCGCCGTCCGTGACGTGCCCGGCGATCTCGTCGAGGCCGCGCGGGCCCTCGGCTCCGGGCCGGCGACCCTGCTGCTCGCCGTGCGGCTGCCCGCGGCGCTGCCCGAGATCCTCACCGGCGTCCGGATCGCGGTCGGCGTCGCCTACACCTCCGTCGTCGCCGCCGAGACCGTCAACGGCGTGCCCGGCATCGGCGGCATGATCCGCGACGCCCAGCGCTACAACCAGACCGCCGTCGTCATCGCGGGCATCCTCGCCATCGGCGTCTCCGGCATCGTGCTCGACGCACTGCTGAAGGCCGTCGAACGGGCCGCCGTCCCCTGGCGCGGACGCGCCTGA
- a CDS encoding taurine ABC transporter substrate-binding protein, giving the protein MPSHRRTLLAAAAALTLAATATACGTGGSDSASGRTQVRIAYQAIPNADLVVKHERLLEKALPDADVKWVRFDSGGDVNTAVISGAVDLGLAGSSPVAKGLSAPLDIPYKVLWIHDVIGDNEALVAKKGTGVKAVKDLKGKKIAAPFGSTSHYSLLAALDDAGLKTSDVTLVDLQPQDALAAWQRGDIDAAYVWTPTLGELEKDGTVLTTSRKIAAAGKPTADLGVVTDDFAAEHPEIVTAWLKAEDRAVARAKNQPDKAAASIGAELGIPAGEAKRQLRQLVLLSAEEQRGAQYLGRPGAPGALAANLRDAAVFLKGQKAVDAVPGRPVFERALAVKELNRAAK; this is encoded by the coding sequence ATGCCCTCCCACCGCCGTACGCTCCTCGCGGCCGCCGCCGCGCTCACCCTCGCCGCCACCGCGACCGCCTGCGGCACCGGCGGTTCCGACAGCGCCTCGGGCCGGACCCAGGTGCGCATCGCCTACCAGGCGATCCCCAACGCCGACCTCGTCGTCAAGCACGAGCGGCTCCTCGAGAAGGCGCTGCCCGACGCCGACGTGAAGTGGGTGAGGTTCGACTCGGGCGGCGACGTGAACACCGCCGTGATCTCCGGCGCAGTCGACCTCGGACTCGCCGGCTCCAGCCCCGTCGCCAAGGGCCTGTCCGCCCCGCTCGACATCCCGTACAAGGTGCTCTGGATCCACGACGTCATCGGCGACAACGAGGCCCTCGTCGCGAAGAAGGGCACGGGCGTCAAGGCGGTGAAGGACCTCAAGGGGAAGAAGATCGCCGCGCCGTTCGGCTCCACCTCGCACTACTCGCTGCTCGCCGCGCTCGACGACGCCGGGCTGAAGACCTCCGACGTGACGCTCGTCGACCTCCAGCCGCAGGACGCGCTCGCCGCCTGGCAGCGCGGCGACATCGACGCCGCGTACGTGTGGACGCCGACGCTCGGCGAACTGGAGAAGGACGGCACCGTCCTCACCACCAGCCGGAAGATCGCGGCGGCCGGCAAGCCCACCGCCGACCTGGGCGTCGTCACTGACGACTTCGCGGCCGAGCACCCCGAGATCGTCACCGCCTGGCTGAAGGCCGAGGACCGGGCCGTCGCCCGCGCGAAGAACCAGCCGGACAAGGCCGCCGCGTCGATCGGCGCCGAGCTCGGCATCCCCGCCGGCGAGGCGAAGCGCCAGCTGAGGCAGCTCGTGCTGCTCAGCGCCGAGGAGCAGCGGGGCGCACAGTACCTGGGCCGGCCGGGCGCACCCGGCGCCCTCGCCGCGAACCTGCGGGACGCCGCCGTGTTCCTCAAGGGGCAGAAGGCCGTGGACGCGGTGCCGGGGCGCCCGGTGTTCGAGCGGGCCCTCGCCGTGAAGGAGCTGAACCGTGCCGCGAAGTGA
- a CDS encoding ABC transporter ATP-binding protein — MPRSETAEKDTGRDPADIVLDGVGVRYGGKGSGAVTAVSEVSLSVGAGEFVVLVGPSGCGKTTLLRLVAGFERPATGGVDVRRTVGVVFQQPRLFPWRTVGGNIAFALARHGVPRGQRAERVAELLERVGLAGTARRRTWQLSGGQQQRVALARALAAEPQVLLMDEPFAALDALTRERLQEEVRDLADTTGTTVLFVTHSVDEAVLLGSRVLVMAAGPGRVVAEVPVALARGAADVAGLRTTPEFSRLRGELAEVMRAAAQD; from the coding sequence GTGCCGCGAAGTGAGACGGCGGAGAAGGACACCGGCCGCGACCCCGCGGACATCGTGCTCGACGGGGTCGGCGTCCGGTACGGCGGCAAGGGCTCCGGGGCCGTGACCGCCGTCTCCGAGGTGTCCCTGAGCGTCGGCGCGGGCGAGTTCGTGGTCCTGGTCGGCCCCTCGGGCTGCGGCAAGACGACGCTGCTGCGCCTGGTCGCGGGCTTCGAGCGGCCCGCGACGGGCGGCGTCGACGTGCGGCGCACGGTCGGGGTCGTCTTCCAGCAGCCCCGTCTGTTCCCCTGGCGCACCGTCGGCGGGAACATCGCGTTCGCGCTGGCCCGGCACGGGGTGCCCCGGGGGCAACGGGCGGAGAGGGTCGCGGAGTTGCTGGAGCGGGTCGGGCTCGCCGGTACGGCACGGAGGCGCACCTGGCAGCTGTCCGGCGGTCAGCAGCAGCGGGTCGCCCTCGCGCGGGCGCTCGCGGCCGAGCCCCAAGTCCTGCTGATGGACGAGCCGTTCGCCGCGCTGGACGCGCTGACCCGGGAACGGCTCCAGGAGGAGGTGCGGGACCTGGCGGACACCACGGGCACGACCGTCCTGTTCGTCACGCACTCCGTCGACGAGGCGGTGCTGCTCGGCTCGCGGGTCCTCGTCATGGCCGCGGGTCCGGGCCGGGTCGTCGCGGAGGTCCCGGTCGCGCTCGCGCGCGGCGCCGCCGATGTGGCGGGCCTGCGGACGACCCCCGAATTCTCCCGGTTGCGGGGCGAGTTGGCGGAGGTGATGCGCGCGGCGGCGCAGGACTGA